In Pyxidicoccus xibeiensis, the genomic stretch CCGCGCGCCCCGTGCGCCGCGCCCACCTGCCCCTCAAGCGGCACATCGCCTCGCTGGGCCGCGAGGGCACGCTGCGCGAGGCGGACGCCCTGGTGCGCTGGCTGGAGGAGACGCCTCGCTACGCCGCGCTGTGCGAGGACGGCCGGCGCCGGCTCGGCCGGCGGGTGCTGCGCCGTGACGTGCTCTTCCCCGACGCCACGCGCCACCGCCCGCGCGTGCTGCACCTGCGCCAGGAGGAGCTGGGCCTGGACGTGCCCGTGCGCGCGTCCGAGTGGCCGGCGGTGGCGGACCTCTTCGCCACGCTCGCCCGGGGCGCCACCCGCTCGGAGCTGCGCGCGCTGTCCGCCGGGCCCGTGGTGGCGGGGCTGCTGGCGGACCTGGGGCAGGCGGGCTGGCTCGTGCGGCATGACGGGCCGGTGGAGGTGCCCTCGCCGGGGGCGCTCTTCGTGGGCCACAACACCGTGCTGGTGGCAGGGCGCGAGGCGCGCGTCCTGGTGGACCCGTACTTCCGGCCGGCGGGCGTGGCGGACGCTCCGGTCTACCAGCCCATGCAGCCTCGCGACGTGGGACGGGTGGACGCGGTGGTGATTACCCACTCGCACGGGGACCACTTCCACCTGGGCTCGCTGCTGCCGCTGCCGCGCGACACGCGCATCTTCGTGCCGGCGGTGGCGCGTGAGAGCCTGTTCTCCACCGACTGCGCGCTGCGGCTTTCGCAGCTCGGCTTCACGCGCGTGGAGCCGCTGCGCTGGGGCGAGTCCCGGCAGGTGGGCGACGTCACCGTGCGCGCGCTGCCCTTCCATGGCGAGCAGCCCACCGACGAGAAGGGCCCGTACCCGGACCTCTTCAACGAGGGCAACGCGTGGCTGGTGCGCGCGCCGGGGTTCTCCTCGGCCTTCTTCGCGGACTCGGGGCATGACGTGCGCGGGGACATGGACGCGGTGTGCCGGCGGGCGCTGCGGGAGGAGGGCCCGGTGGACGTGCTCTTCTGCGGCGTGCGCGGCTTCCGGCTGGCGCCCATCTTCTTCGGCTTCACCACGCTCGACGCCTTCCTCGTCAACGTGCCGCGCGCCGCGCTGACGAAGCCGCAGCAGCTCATGGCCGGGCCGGAGGAGGCGCTGCGCTACGGCGAGCTGCTGGGCGCGCGCTACGTGGTGCCGTGCGCGGATGGCGGGGCGCCCTGGTACTGGCGCGAGGGCATGGGGCCCCGGTACGCCGGCTACCCGGGCCAGCCCGTCAGCGGCGCGAGCCAGCTGGACGAGAACCCCGACGCGGACCCGTACCCGGAGCGGCTGGCCGAGGTGCGGAAGGACGTGGGGCACGGGCCC encodes the following:
- a CDS encoding MBL fold metallo-hydrolase is translated as MRLTLHRGVSLAVLASARTEADHHEDLGCSIQGPTARPVRRAHLPLKRHIASLGREGTLREADALVRWLEETPRYAALCEDGRRRLGRRVLRRDVLFPDATRHRPRVLHLRQEELGLDVPVRASEWPAVADLFATLARGATRSELRALSAGPVVAGLLADLGQAGWLVRHDGPVEVPSPGALFVGHNTVLVAGREARVLVDPYFRPAGVADAPVYQPMQPRDVGRVDAVVITHSHGDHFHLGSLLPLPRDTRIFVPAVARESLFSTDCALRLSQLGFTRVEPLRWGESRQVGDVTVRALPFHGEQPTDEKGPYPDLFNEGNAWLVRAPGFSSAFFADSGHDVRGDMDAVCRRALREEGPVDVLFCGVRGFRLAPIFFGFTTLDAFLVNVPRAALTKPQQLMAGPEEALRYGELLGARYVVPCADGGAPWYWREGMGPRYAGYPGQPVSGASQLDENPDADPYPERLAEVRKDVGHGPQALLLRPGEALRWLGRKKPEVVRSPGFVWPFGSVG